From Tachysurus fulvidraco isolate hzauxx_2018 chromosome 10, HZAU_PFXX_2.0, whole genome shotgun sequence, one genomic window encodes:
- the LOC113653816 gene encoding M1-specific T cell receptor alpha chain-like isoform X2 translates to MYSGGCVLDMAEFLSGFNLQLMIGVISLSLLQNISADLLSVDPGENVTLFCNITNYSEISWYHINSAGVRQIISTSKGNVDKLFHVVYNEDESHFTITESSSSVSLVIIGVRDTDLGFYYCGGQNQGHIQFGKVISLNFTGGSRNETRSSSEDSDSHQTGGTENIWIILMTIMCVCSISVLIIIICMCVFCSRVEGKISSSLSSCCSHDTSSTEQV, encoded by the exons ATGTACAGTGGAGGATGTGTGTTAGACATGGCAGAGTTCCTGAGTGGGTTTAATCTACAGCTGATGATTG GTGTCATCAGTCTGAGTCTCCTTCAGAACATTTCAGCTGATCTGTTATCTgttgatcctggagaaaacgTCACTCTGTTCTGTAACATCACTAATTATTCAGAGATATCGTGGTATCACATAAACTCAGCAGGCGTGAGGCAGATTATATCGACCTCAAAAGGGAATGTGGACAAACTATTTCATGTTGTTTATAATGAAGATGAGAGTCACTTTACTATAACAGAAAGCAGCAGTTCAGTCAGTTTAGTGATTATTGGAGTTAGAGACACAGATCTGGGATTTTATTACTGTGGAGGTCAAAACCAGGGACACATTCAGTTTGGGAAAGTCATCAGTCTGAACTTTACAG gtgGCAGCAGAAATGAGACTCGTTCTTCATCAGAGGATTCAGATTCACACCAGACTGGAGGAACTGAGAACATCTGGATTATACTTATgaccataatgtgtgtgtgctccatctctgtcctaataatcatcatttgcatgtgtgtgttctgcagcaGGGTGGAAG gaaaaatatcatcatcattatcatcatgctGCAGTCACGACACCAGCTCCACTGAACAGgtataa
- the LOC113653816 gene encoding M1-specific T cell receptor alpha chain-like isoform X3 yields the protein MNLLSSCGVDLSGVISLSLLQNISADLLSVDPGENVTLFCNITNYSEISWYHINSAGVRQIISTSKGNVDKLFHVVYNEDESHFTITESSSSVSLVIIGVRDTDLGFYYCGGQNQGHIQFGKVISLNFTGGSRNETRSSSEDSDSHQTGGTENIWIILMTIMCVCSISVLIIIICMCVFCSRVEGKISSSLSSCCSHDTSSTEQV from the exons ATGAATCTTCTCTCTTCATGTGGTGTTGATCTTTCAGGTGTCATCAGTCTGAGTCTCCTTCAGAACATTTCAGCTGATCTGTTATCTgttgatcctggagaaaacgTCACTCTGTTCTGTAACATCACTAATTATTCAGAGATATCGTGGTATCACATAAACTCAGCAGGCGTGAGGCAGATTATATCGACCTCAAAAGGGAATGTGGACAAACTATTTCATGTTGTTTATAATGAAGATGAGAGTCACTTTACTATAACAGAAAGCAGCAGTTCAGTCAGTTTAGTGATTATTGGAGTTAGAGACACAGATCTGGGATTTTATTACTGTGGAGGTCAAAACCAGGGACACATTCAGTTTGGGAAAGTCATCAGTCTGAACTTTACAG gtgGCAGCAGAAATGAGACTCGTTCTTCATCAGAGGATTCAGATTCACACCAGACTGGAGGAACTGAGAACATCTGGATTATACTTATgaccataatgtgtgtgtgctccatctctgtcctaataatcatcatttgcatgtgtgtgttctgcagcaGGGTGGAAG gaaaaatatcatcatcattatcatcatgctGCAGTCACGACACCAGCTCCACTGAACAGgtataa